One genomic region from Sphingobacterium multivorum encodes:
- the rpoC gene encoding DNA-directed RNA polymerase subunit beta', whose amino-acid sequence MSYKKDNKIKSNFTSITISLASPETILERSSGEVTKPETINYRTYKPERDGLFCERIFGPVKDYECHCGKYKRIRYKGIVCDRCGVEVTEKKVRRERMGHINLVVPVAHIWYFRSLPNKIGYLLGLPTKKLDMIIYYERYVVIQAGIKEEDGINFMDFLTEEEYLDILDTLPKENQYLDDNDPQKFVAKMGAEALEDLLKRIDLDQLSYDLRHQAANETSQQRKNEALKRLHVVEAFRSSRENIENRPEWMIVKIVPIIPPELRPLVPLDGGRFATSDLNDLYRRVIIRNNRLKRLIEIKAPEVILRNEKRMLQEAVDSLFDNSRKVNAVKTEGNRALKSLSDILKGKQGRFRQNLLGKRVDYSARSVIVVGPHLKLHECGLPKDMAAELYKPFIIRKMIERGIVKTVKSAKKIVDRKDPVVWDILENVLKGHPVLLNRAPTLHRLGIQAFQPTLVEGKAIQLHPLVCTAFNADFDGDQMAVHLPLGNAAVLEAQILMLGAHNILNPANGSPITVPSQDMVLGLYYITKGRRTAGDHIVRGQDMTFYSAEEVIIALNEKQIDLHAWIKVKTKVRQKDGSIVDTLLETTVGRVIFNQVVPDEMGFVNELLTKKSLRNIIGEIVKTTGMARAAQFLDDMKELGYQTAFKGGLSFNLEDLNIPAAKAELIQQATNEVEEVMNNYNMGFITNNERYNQIIDIWTRINNRLTAHVMDILSNDNQGFNSVYMMLDSGARGSKEQIRQLCGMRGLMAKPQKSGTSGGEIIENPILSNFKEGLSVLEYFISTHGARKGLADTALKTADAGYLTRRLHDVAQDMIVVEQDCGGLRGIYTTALKDNDDVVEPLFDRILGRTPLHDVFHPDTEELIVSANEDITEEIAETIEKAGIEGIEIRTVLTCESKRGVCACCYGRNLASGKRVQLGEAVGVIAAQSIGEPGTQLTLRTFHVGGTASNIAADSSIISKYDGKIEFENVRTVSQTNDNGTHQVVLGRSGEVKIIDAHNKIVFQQNIPYGSQLFVEDGSNVSKGDKLVEWDPYNAVIISEFAGKVEFDAIIEGVTFREESDEQTGHKEKVIIETRDKTKNPSIKILDKSGEVIRTYNIPVGAHVAVANGVTVKEGGILVKIPRSTGKTRDITGGLPRVTELFEARNPSNPAVVTEIDGVVTLGGVKRGNREMSIESRDGQIKKYLVPLSKHILVQDNDFVKAGMPLSDGSISPADILSIKGPSAVQHYIVNGIQEVYRLQGVKINDKHFETIVHQMMQKVNIEDPGDTRFLEKEAVNKWDFMEENDSLFDKKVVVDAGDSNNLRPGQIVSLRKLREENSSLKRRDLKLVEVREAIPATSSPLLQGITRASLGTKSFISAASFQETTKVLNEAAIAGKRDNLLGLKENVIVGHLIPSGTGIRQYSNLIVGSREEYDQLLASKEED is encoded by the coding sequence ATGTCTTACAAAAAAGATAATAAAATTAAAAGCAACTTCACTTCGATTACGATCAGCTTGGCTTCTCCAGAAACTATTTTGGAACGCTCAAGTGGTGAAGTTACAAAACCGGAAACGATTAACTATCGTACCTACAAACCGGAACGTGACGGTTTATTCTGTGAGCGTATTTTTGGTCCTGTAAAGGATTACGAATGTCACTGTGGTAAATACAAACGTATCCGTTATAAAGGTATTGTGTGTGACCGTTGTGGTGTTGAAGTAACAGAGAAAAAGGTACGTCGTGAGCGTATGGGACATATCAACTTGGTAGTTCCTGTTGCGCACATTTGGTATTTCCGTTCTCTTCCTAATAAAATTGGTTATTTATTGGGACTTCCTACCAAGAAATTGGATATGATCATTTACTACGAACGTTATGTGGTTATCCAAGCTGGTATTAAGGAAGAAGATGGTATCAACTTCATGGACTTCTTGACTGAAGAAGAATATTTAGATATTTTAGATACCCTACCAAAAGAAAATCAATATTTAGACGATAACGATCCTCAAAAATTCGTTGCTAAGATGGGTGCTGAGGCGTTGGAAGATTTGTTGAAACGTATTGATTTGGATCAATTGTCATACGACTTACGTCACCAAGCTGCTAATGAGACTTCGCAACAACGTAAAAATGAGGCTTTAAAACGTCTTCATGTGGTTGAAGCTTTCCGTAGCTCACGTGAAAATATCGAGAATCGTCCAGAATGGATGATTGTGAAAATCGTTCCAATCATTCCACCTGAATTGCGTCCTTTAGTGCCTTTGGATGGTGGTCGTTTTGCGACTTCGGATTTGAATGACTTATACCGTCGTGTGATTATCCGTAACAACCGTCTAAAACGTTTGATCGAAATCAAAGCTCCTGAAGTAATCTTACGTAACGAAAAACGTATGCTTCAAGAAGCGGTAGACTCTTTGTTTGACAACTCACGTAAAGTGAACGCTGTTAAGACAGAAGGTAACCGTGCATTGAAGTCTTTATCTGATATTTTGAAAGGTAAACAAGGTCGTTTCCGTCAAAACTTGTTAGGTAAGCGTGTGGATTATTCGGCTCGTTCGGTAATTGTTGTAGGTCCTCACTTGAAATTACACGAGTGTGGTCTTCCTAAAGATATGGCTGCTGAACTTTACAAACCGTTTATCATCCGTAAGATGATCGAGCGTGGTATTGTAAAAACAGTAAAATCAGCTAAGAAAATTGTGGATCGTAAAGATCCTGTGGTATGGGATATCCTTGAAAATGTATTGAAAGGTCACCCTGTATTACTAAACCGTGCACCTACGCTTCACCGTTTGGGTATTCAGGCTTTCCAACCTACATTGGTAGAAGGTAAAGCTATTCAATTACACCCATTAGTGTGTACAGCGTTCAACGCCGATTTTGACGGTGACCAGATGGCAGTCCACTTACCTCTTGGTAATGCTGCAGTTTTGGAAGCCCAAATCTTGATGTTAGGCGCGCACAATATCTTAAACCCTGCGAATGGTTCTCCAATCACAGTACCATCTCAAGACATGGTATTGGGTCTTTACTATATTACTAAAGGCCGTAGAACTGCTGGCGATCATATCGTAAGAGGTCAAGATATGACTTTCTATTCGGCTGAAGAGGTTATCATCGCTTTAAATGAGAAGCAAATTGACCTTCACGCTTGGATTAAAGTAAAAACAAAAGTTAGACAAAAAGATGGTAGCATCGTTGATACCTTGTTAGAAACAACAGTAGGTCGCGTGATCTTCAACCAAGTTGTTCCTGATGAAATGGGTTTTGTCAATGAATTGCTTACTAAAAAATCGTTGCGTAATATCATCGGTGAGATTGTGAAGACTACGGGTATGGCTCGTGCAGCACAGTTCTTGGATGATATGAAAGAATTGGGATATCAAACAGCCTTCAAAGGTGGTCTTTCTTTCAACTTGGAAGATTTGAACATTCCTGCTGCGAAAGCTGAATTGATTCAACAAGCAACTAACGAGGTTGAAGAAGTAATGAATAACTATAACATGGGTTTCATTACAAACAACGAACGTTACAACCAAATCATCGATATCTGGACGCGTATTAATAACAGATTGACTGCGCACGTTATGGATATTCTTTCGAATGATAATCAAGGTTTCAACTCAGTTTACATGATGTTGGATTCTGGAGCCCGTGGTTCGAAAGAGCAGATCCGTCAGTTATGTGGTATGCGTGGTTTGATGGCGAAACCTCAAAAATCAGGTACATCTGGTGGTGAGATTATCGAAAACCCGATCTTATCAAACTTTAAAGAAGGTTTGTCCGTATTGGAGTACTTTATCTCTACCCACGGTGCGCGTAAAGGTCTTGCCGATACGGCATTGAAAACAGCGGATGCGGGTTACTTGACCCGTCGTTTACATGACGTAGCACAAGATATGATCGTTGTGGAACAAGATTGTGGTGGTTTGCGTGGTATTTATACAACAGCATTGAAAGATAATGATGATGTTGTTGAGCCATTGTTCGATCGTATTTTGGGTCGTACGCCATTGCATGATGTATTCCATCCAGATACAGAGGAATTGATCGTTTCTGCAAATGAAGATATCACCGAAGAAATCGCTGAGACTATCGAAAAAGCTGGTATTGAAGGGATTGAGATCCGTACGGTATTAACTTGTGAGTCTAAGCGCGGTGTTTGTGCTTGTTGTTATGGACGTAACTTGGCGTCAGGTAAGCGTGTTCAGTTAGGTGAAGCTGTGGGTGTTATCGCCGCTCAATCAATTGGTGAGCCAGGTACACAGTTGACACTTCGTACATTCCACGTGGGTGGTACGGCATCGAACATTGCTGCTGATTCAAGTATTATTTCTAAATACGATGGTAAAATCGAATTTGAAAACGTACGTACTGTTTCGCAAACAAATGATAATGGTACACATCAAGTTGTCTTAGGACGTTCTGGTGAGGTTAAGATTATCGATGCACATAATAAAATCGTGTTCCAGCAAAATATCCCTTACGGTTCGCAGTTATTTGTTGAAGATGGCAGCAACGTGTCTAAAGGTGATAAATTAGTGGAATGGGATCCATATAATGCAGTAATTATTTCCGAATTTGCCGGTAAAGTTGAATTTGATGCAATCATTGAAGGTGTTACCTTCCGTGAGGAGTCAGATGAGCAAACTGGTCACAAAGAAAAGGTAATTATTGAAACACGTGATAAAACGAAAAACCCATCCATCAAGATTCTTGATAAATCAGGCGAGGTTATTCGTACCTACAATATCCCAGTAGGCGCCCACGTTGCAGTTGCTAATGGTGTGACTGTGAAAGAAGGTGGTATCCTTGTTAAGATCCCTCGTTCTACAGGTAAAACACGAGATATCACGGGTGGTCTACCACGTGTAACCGAGTTATTCGAAGCACGTAACCCTTCTAACCCTGCTGTTGTAACAGAAATCGATGGTGTGGTAACGTTGGGTGGTGTGAAACGTGGTAACCGTGAGATGTCTATCGAGTCTCGTGATGGTCAAATCAAGAAATACTTGGTACCTCTTTCTAAACATATCCTTGTTCAGGATAATGACTTTGTGAAAGCGGGTATGCCATTATCAGATGGTTCGATCTCTCCTGCGGATATCTTGTCGATCAAAGGTCCATCAGCGGTGCAACATTACATTGTGAATGGTATCCAAGAGGTATACCGTCTGCAAGGTGTGAAGATCAACGATAAACACTTCGAGACGATCGTTCACCAAATGATGCAAAAAGTTAACATCGAAGATCCGGGAGATACGCGTTTCTTAGAAAAAGAAGCGGTTAACAAATGGGATTTCATGGAAGAAAATGATTCCTTGTTTGACAAGAAAGTTGTCGTTGATGCAGGAGACTCCAATAACTTACGTCCGGGACAGATTGTTTCTTTACGTAAGTTAAGAGAAGAGAACTCTAGCCTGAAACGTCGTGACTTAAAGCTTGTTGAAGTTCGTGAAGCAATTCCGGCAACTTCAAGTCCATTGTTGCAAGGTATTACAAGAGCTTCATTGGGTACGAAATCGTTCATCTCTGCAGCCTCTTTCCAAGAGACTACAAAGGTGTTGAACGAGGCTGCCATCGCAGGTAAACGTGATAACTTATTAGGTTTGAAAGAAAACGTAATCGTTGGTCACTTGATCCCTTCTGGTACAGGTATCCGTCAGTACAGCAATTTAATCGTCGGCTCTCGCGAGGAGTACGATCAATTGTTGGCTTCGAAAGAAGAAGATTAA